A genomic region of Pseudopipra pipra isolate bDixPip1 chromosome W, bDixPip1.hap1, whole genome shotgun sequence contains the following coding sequences:
- the LOC135405775 gene encoding LOW QUALITY PROTEIN: olfactory receptor 10A4-like (The sequence of the model RefSeq protein was modified relative to this genomic sequence to represent the inferred CDS: inserted 1 base in 1 codon), with product MTSAVKRHLRDMDSSNHIVVTYLQFLPFSSIPEIQGSLFCLLLSMYLSTLVGNIVIITITMVDAALHSPTYFFLKNFSFLEVSYATSTIPKTLVNFLTKRKNISFXGCATQMYAFSFLGMTECCLLAAVACDRYVAVCQPLHYTATMRWNTCFLLSAVPWLTGVLVALVQTTFVFTLPCCGPNGINHFFCDLLPLLKLACVATCRNEITTYVIAVLFIMVLFLFIVVSYIQILHTIFKIPSVKGKGKAFSTCFSHLVVVTLFYGPGIVTYLRLKASYSSSSSKLFSLSYTLLSPMMNPLIYSLRNKEVKQAF from the exons ATGACTTCTGCAGTTAAAAGACACCTGAGGGACATGGACAGCAGTAATCACATTGTGGTGACCTATCTCCAATTTTTACCCTTCTCCAGCATTCCAGAGATCCAAGGCTCTCTCTTTTGTCTGTTACTGTCCATGTACCTCAGTACTTTGGTGGGAAACATCGTCATCATCACAATCACTATGGTAGATGCTGCCCTTCACTCTCCCACgtattttttccttaagaacTTTTCCTTCCTGGAGGTTAGCTATGCCACATCCACCATCCCCAAGACGCTAGTGAACTTTCTcacaaagaggaagaacatATCTT GGGGCTGTGCCACGCAGATGTATGCTTTCTCCTTCCTGGGGATGACAGAATGCTGTTTGCTGGCTGCTGTGGCCTGTGACCGCTATGTGGCCGTGTGCCAGCCTCTGCACTACACGGCCACGATGAGATGGAACACGTGCTTCTTGCTTTCAGCTGTGCCTTGGCTTACCGGGGTCTTGGTGGCCTTAGTGCAGACAACTTTCGTCTTTACCCTTCCATGCTGTGGTCCCAATGGGATCAatcacttcttctgtgacctgctgcctctgcttaaGTTGGCTTGCGTGGCCACCTGTAGAAATGAAATCACCACCTACGTAATAGCTGTCCTTTTCATCATGGTCCTCTTCTTATTCATAGTTGTGTCATATATCCAGATTCTCCACACCATCTTCAAGATACCATCAGTGAAGGGCAAGGGAAAAGCATTCTCTACCTGCTTTTCTCACCTAGTCGTGGTCACTCTGTTTTACGGACCTGGCATTGTGACCTACTTGAGACTCAAAGCTTCTTATTCAAGCAGCAGTAgcaaattgttttctctttcttacacACTGTTGTCTCCAATGATGAACCCCTTGATTTACAGCTTGAGGAACAAAGAGGTGAAACAAGCCTTTTAA